One part of the Dysidea avara chromosome 10, odDysAvar1.4, whole genome shotgun sequence genome encodes these proteins:
- the LOC136268594 gene encoding leucine-rich repeat serine/threonine-protein kinase 1-like codes for MLPEARPAIVSQQILDDKDCYKRFILFNPTVSGSQSYHRPTPPGLWSRLLSRIMNNIKEVSDILSEQVPFEDVSLSSIPIKDRNSLVEVPKQQFFIKGNGILVYWLTGIFYNYNGLFFIVESFVGSGEHKNKNGIIIMCSPTTEGRKVFGQLIDLVEQLISEWYPGLELDHKIPCHKCIREGWSPAYEFEVDQLLPPSSDHTECGFYHKVQLIDLAPDLFLADFDPVFLLDCNKLIYRKEKETLLGTGRFEEVYCGKYKDQSVAVKLYIENQLKEAFKELRSESIILQQLHHPCVVHMVGVTVYPTMSLVLVEASQGTLQASLLKEQRTFSRIVMYRIAIQVASALHYLHSINIIFRDLKADNVLLWSLSPDHLLNCKIINFKYLLILTLVDHEVFLVAKVSLLLKLLMSIV; via the coding sequence ATGTTGCCTGAGGCTCGTCCTGCCATTGTAAGCCAGCAAATTTTAGATGACAAAGATTGTTATAAGCGTTTCATTTTGTTTAACCCTACAGTTTCTGGAAGCCAATCATATCATCGTCCAACTCCTCCAGGTCTGTGGAGTCGTTTACTGTCTCGTATAATGAACAATATCAAAGAAGTCAGTGATATACTAAGTGAACAAGTGCCTTTTGAAGATGTAAGTTTGTCAAGCATTCCAATAAAAGATAGAAACTCATTAGTAGAAGTTCCCAAGCAACAGTTTTTCATCAAGGGTAATGGAATTTTGGTATATTGGCTTACAGGAATCTTCTACAATTATAATGGATTATTCTTCATAGTTGAATCATTTGTAGGTAGTGGTGAACATAAGAACAAGAATGGTATTATCATTATGTGTTCACCAACAACTGAAGGTCGCAAAGTGTTTGGTCAATTAATTGATCTTGTGGAACAACTGATTTCTGAATGGTACCCTGGACTGGAACTCGATCACAAGATTCCTTGTCATAAGTGTATTAGAGAAGGTTGGAGTCCAGCATATGAATTTGAAGTAGATCAGTTATTACCTCCGAGTTCTGATCACACAGAGTGTGGTTTTTATCATAAAGTACAACTAATTGATCTTGCACCTGATCTGTTTTTGGCTGACTTTGACCCAGTATTTTTGCTTGATTGTAATAAACTTATTTACAGGAAGGAAAAAGAAACTTTATTAGGAACTGGAAGATTTGAAGAGGTTTATTGTGGCAAGTACAAAGATCAGTCAGTGGCTGTAAAACTGTATattgaaaaccagttgaaggaAGCATTTAAAGAATTACGATCAGAAAGTATAATATTGCAACAATTACACCACCCATGTGTGGTTCATATGGTTGGAGTAACTGTATAccctacaatgtcactagtacTTGTGGAGGCTTCTCAAGGGACACTACAGGCTTCATTGCTAAAAGAACAAAGAACATTTTCAAGAATTGTTATGTATCGTATTGCTATTCAAGTAGCATCTGCACTACATTACCTTCACAGCATCAACATCATTTTCCGTGACCTAAAGGCAGATAATGTATTGTTGTGGTCATTATCACCAGACCACTTGttaaattgtaaaataattaactTCAAATATCTGCTTATATTGACCCTGGTGGATCACGAGGTTTTCTTGGTAGCAAAGGTTTCATTACTCCTGAAGTTGCTTATGTCAATCGTTTAA